The Streptomyces sp. NBC_00344 genome includes a window with the following:
- a CDS encoding flavodoxin family protein produces MPDYDHTGGAKAPATYDDLRALFINCTLKYSPEPSNTQGLVDRSSAIMKSRGVTVEEIRAIDHDIATGTWPDMTEHGAASDAWPELYRKVMDADILVIAGPIWLGDNGSVTKLVIERLYACSHLLNDAGQYAYYGRVGGCLVTGNEDGIKHCAMNLLYSLQHLGYTIPPQADSGWIGEAGPGPSYLDPGSGGPENDFTNRNTAFMTWNLLHVARILKDAGRIPVFGNQRAQWDAGCSTDQVNPEHR; encoded by the coding sequence ATGCCGGACTACGACCACACGGGTGGTGCGAAGGCGCCCGCCACCTACGACGATCTGCGAGCTCTGTTCATCAACTGCACGCTGAAGTACTCCCCCGAGCCCAGCAACACCCAGGGCCTGGTCGATCGCAGCAGCGCGATCATGAAGTCGCGCGGGGTGACAGTCGAGGAGATCCGCGCCATCGATCACGACATCGCCACGGGCACCTGGCCAGACATGACCGAGCACGGCGCGGCCTCGGACGCGTGGCCGGAGCTCTACCGGAAGGTGATGGACGCCGACATCCTGGTCATCGCCGGTCCGATCTGGCTCGGGGACAACGGCTCGGTCACCAAGCTCGTCATCGAACGTCTGTACGCGTGCTCGCATCTGCTCAACGACGCCGGCCAGTACGCCTACTACGGTCGGGTCGGCGGCTGCCTGGTCACCGGCAATGAGGACGGAATCAAGCACTGCGCCATGAACCTGCTGTACAGCCTCCAGCACCTCGGCTACACCATCCCGCCACAGGCCGACTCCGGCTGGATCGGCGAGGCGGGGCCCGGCCCGTCCTACCTCGACCCTGGATCGGGCGGTCCTGAGAACGACTTCACCAACCGGAACACCGCCTTCATGACGTGGAACCTGCTGCACGTGGCGCGGATCCTCAAGGACGCGGGCAGAATTCCGGTCTTCGGCAACCAGCGGGCGCAGTGGGACGCCGGATGCAGCACCGATCAGGTCAACCCCGAGCACCGTTAG
- a CDS encoding alpha/beta hydrolase family protein: MKQLLFPENPQFWYETLRSMSHIAYGGADFGEVVSTSERIKEGDYDSWHDEWLATADRVAAEAQQALDAGHPVSARDGFLRASNYYRSAEFFLHGHPCDPRHDHAYDRSVACFRTAAALYTPRIEPVRIPYEDTTLPGYLYRAGTTSTPRPTVIMHSGFDGTAEELHFSGALAAVERGYTVLTFDGPGQPGPRHREGLVFRPDWENVITPVVDFAESLPDVDNSRIALLGSSMGGVLAPRAAAFEHRLAALVAVDGVYDLGERDSIPSAVTSGDDGVEPIAPARPMRQMRESVAAVAEFRGT; the protein is encoded by the coding sequence ATGAAGCAGCTGCTGTTCCCCGAGAACCCCCAGTTCTGGTACGAGACCCTGCGCTCGATGAGCCACATCGCCTATGGCGGCGCCGACTTCGGCGAGGTGGTCTCCACCAGTGAGCGCATCAAGGAAGGCGACTACGACAGCTGGCACGACGAGTGGCTCGCCACCGCTGACCGGGTGGCCGCCGAAGCCCAGCAGGCTTTGGACGCCGGCCACCCGGTCAGCGCCCGGGACGGATTCCTGAGGGCGTCCAACTACTACCGGTCGGCCGAGTTCTTCCTGCACGGCCACCCGTGCGACCCCCGCCACGACCACGCCTACGACCGCAGCGTGGCCTGTTTCCGAACAGCAGCGGCGTTGTACACCCCCCGCATCGAACCGGTTCGCATCCCCTACGAGGACACCACCCTGCCGGGGTACCTCTACCGAGCCGGCACCACCAGCACACCGCGGCCAACCGTGATCATGCACAGCGGCTTCGACGGCACCGCCGAGGAACTGCACTTCAGCGGCGCGTTGGCGGCCGTCGAACGCGGTTACACCGTGCTGACCTTCGACGGGCCCGGACAACCGGGGCCGCGGCACCGCGAAGGCCTGGTCTTCCGTCCGGACTGGGAGAACGTCATCACCCCGGTGGTCGACTTCGCCGAAAGCCTCCCGGACGTCGACAACAGCCGTATCGCGCTGCTCGGTTCCAGCATGGGCGGCGTGCTCGCCCCGAGGGCGGCGGCCTTCGAACACCGGCTGGCGGCACTGGTGGCCGTCGACGGCGTTTACGACCTCGGCGAGCGAGACAGCATTCCCAGTGCTGTGACCAGCGGCGACGACGGCGTAGAGCCCATCGCGCCGGCACGACCGATGAGGCAGATGCGCGAGTCTGTGGCGGCCGTCGCGGAATTTCGTGGCACCTGA
- a CDS encoding TetR/AcrR family transcriptional regulator: MSPNQSTPRSRKSPEQVRTAVHQAVVDLLSDSQGADLTIPAIALRAGVNHTSIYRRWGSREALLADVVITRLEQHWPLPDTGTLRGDLTQWAAAGAASILKPEGRLLVRAVALSMPGSAQARGERAQHFQRRTHAIERIRDRAAARGENPPPLDQILDQLIAPLYLRAIFGIDPPASGYPELLVARLLGSTGSTGSTGGTLVS; this comes from the coding sequence GTGAGCCCGAACCAGTCGACCCCCCGTTCCCGCAAGAGCCCCGAACAGGTCCGCACGGCCGTCCATCAGGCGGTCGTCGACCTGCTGTCCGACTCTCAGGGCGCAGACCTCACCATCCCCGCGATCGCGCTACGCGCCGGTGTGAACCACACGAGCATCTACCGGCGCTGGGGCAGCCGTGAGGCGCTCCTGGCCGACGTGGTCATCACCCGGCTCGAACAGCACTGGCCGCTGCCGGACACCGGAACTCTGCGCGGCGACCTCACGCAATGGGCGGCAGCGGGAGCCGCGAGCATCCTCAAGCCCGAAGGCCGACTGCTCGTGCGGGCCGTCGCCCTGTCGATGCCGGGCAGCGCCCAGGCGCGGGGGGAGCGCGCACAGCACTTCCAGCGCCGGACCCACGCCATCGAACGAATCCGGGACCGGGCAGCGGCCCGCGGTGAGAACCCCCCGCCACTCGACCAGATCCTCGACCAGCTCATCGCACCGCTGTATCTACGGGCGATCTTCGGCATCGATCCACCGGCCTCCGGCTACCCGGAACTCCTCGTGGCACGGCTGCTCGGCAGCACGGGCAGCACGGGCAGCACTGGGGGCACTCTGGTGTCCTGA
- a CDS encoding DUF899 family protein, whose translation MNDESKTTGTPATGGNDTSARPPVVDRATWQAELDALRVREKAHTHEGDAIAAARRRLPMVEVDAGLELIGPAGPLTLLDAFEGRRELIAYYFMWNPGRPAPEQCEGCTFYTSQVAELSYLHSRDITYAVLCQGRNVAVGGAEPQVSYDESVRYRDFMGWDMPWYSAQPSLDALLVGRETGLFHLVCYLRDGDRVFETYWTKRRGVEAMDYSYALMDLTVYGRQERWEDSPPGWPQQCSNARTEGGSPAWPPVSDWPGGRPIAQWPRLEDGHSDDLGAAGARTAPGPGHCH comes from the coding sequence ATGAACGACGAGTCGAAGACCACTGGGACGCCGGCCACCGGCGGCAACGACACCTCCGCCCGGCCACCGGTCGTCGATCGGGCCACCTGGCAGGCCGAACTGGACGCCCTGCGGGTTCGGGAGAAGGCACATACCCACGAAGGCGACGCCATCGCAGCAGCCCGCCGGAGGCTGCCCATGGTCGAGGTGGACGCCGGCCTCGAGCTGATCGGACCTGCCGGCCCGCTGACGCTGCTCGACGCATTCGAGGGACGCCGGGAGCTCATTGCCTACTACTTCATGTGGAATCCCGGCCGGCCCGCACCCGAGCAGTGCGAAGGCTGCACGTTCTACACCAGTCAGGTCGCTGAGCTGTCCTACCTGCATTCCCGCGACATCACCTACGCGGTCCTCTGCCAGGGGCGCAACGTCGCCGTCGGAGGGGCCGAGCCCCAGGTGTCGTACGACGAGAGCGTCCGCTACCGCGACTTCATGGGCTGGGACATGCCATGGTATTCCGCACAACCATCACTCGACGCACTGCTCGTCGGACGTGAGACCGGCTTGTTCCACCTCGTGTGCTACCTACGGGACGGCGACCGCGTTTTCGAGACCTACTGGACGAAGCGCCGCGGTGTAGAGGCCATGGACTACAGCTACGCGCTCATGGACCTCACGGTGTACGGACGCCAGGAGCGTTGGGAGGATTCACCTCCCGGCTGGCCACAACAGTGCTCCAATGCGCGGACGGAGGGCGGCTCGCCCGCTTGGCCACCCGTATCCGATTGGCCGGGCGGACGCCCCATCGCCCAGTGGCCGCGACTCGAAGATGGCCACTCCGATGATCTCGGAGCCGCCGGGGCGAGGACGGCGCCGGGACCTGGCCATTGTCACTAG
- a CDS encoding dihydrofolate reductase family protein, which produces MNATYTFDVFSSLDGFGAASGNWTGYWGKQGPELLDHRLALYGEEQRMVFGANTYRLFAQMLASSTEESEVRDPWVTRMRSMPATVVSTTLEGTLDWPDANVVSGDAVDVVARLKKESAVPLRSHGSLSMNRALMAAGLVDRVQVTLFPVITGQTGLDPIFHGAADFDLRLIERRTLDGDIQELIYRPTLHV; this is translated from the coding sequence ATGAACGCTACCTACACGTTCGACGTCTTCTCCAGCCTCGACGGCTTCGGCGCCGCCAGCGGCAACTGGACCGGCTACTGGGGTAAGCAAGGCCCCGAGCTCCTCGACCACCGCCTCGCCCTGTACGGCGAGGAGCAGCGGATGGTCTTCGGGGCCAACACCTATCGGTTGTTCGCGCAGATGCTGGCCTCGAGCACCGAGGAGTCCGAGGTGCGTGACCCATGGGTCACTCGGATGCGGAGCATGCCGGCAACCGTCGTGTCGACCACACTGGAGGGAACCCTCGACTGGCCGGATGCGAACGTCGTGAGCGGCGATGCCGTCGACGTCGTCGCTCGGCTCAAGAAGGAGTCCGCGGTACCGTTGCGTTCGCACGGCAGCCTGTCGATGAACCGGGCGCTGATGGCCGCCGGCCTGGTCGACCGTGTCCAGGTGACGCTCTTTCCTGTGATCACCGGTCAGACCGGGCTGGATCCGATCTTCCACGGTGCGGCCGACTTCGACCTTCGGCTGATCGAGCGCCGGACGCTCGACGGCGATATCCAAGAGCTCATCTACCGGCCCACCCTGCATGTCTGA
- a CDS encoding PadR family transcriptional regulator has protein sequence MPSSAPRSSPLALTVLALLHYKPLHPYGIQRLVKDWGKEQVVNVKQRASLYRTIERLNGDGLIAVRETERDQQYPERTVYEVTDAGRETAHAWLEEMLSAPKQEFPEFPAALSNLLLLTPEEMANVLERRADALAEKLDGLEAAMAAEADRGLPRVTRLETEYLRAVTAAELEWVRAVVDDLRAGGITWSKDQLDALADEPIST, from the coding sequence ATGCCTTCCTCTGCTCCCCGCAGCTCGCCACTCGCCCTGACCGTCCTGGCCCTGCTGCACTACAAGCCGCTGCACCCGTACGGCATCCAGCGCCTGGTCAAGGACTGGGGGAAAGAACAGGTCGTCAACGTCAAGCAGCGTGCGAGCCTCTACCGCACGATCGAGCGACTCAATGGCGACGGTCTGATCGCGGTTCGCGAGACGGAGCGCGATCAGCAGTACCCCGAGCGGACCGTGTACGAAGTCACCGACGCGGGACGCGAGACCGCCCACGCCTGGCTGGAGGAGATGCTCTCCGCACCCAAACAGGAATTCCCGGAGTTCCCGGCCGCCCTGTCAAATCTGCTGCTGCTCACGCCGGAAGAGATGGCGAACGTACTGGAGCGGCGGGCCGACGCACTCGCGGAGAAGCTCGACGGACTGGAGGCGGCCATGGCCGCAGAGGCGGATCGGGGGCTGCCGCGTGTCACCCGCCTGGAGACCGAGTACCTTCGAGCCGTCACGGCCGCGGAGCTGGAGTGGGTGCGCGCGGTGGTCGACGACTTGCGAGCCGGCGGGATCACATGGTCGAAGGATCAACTCGACGCCCTCGCGGATGAGCCGATCTCGACGTGA
- a CDS encoding FAD-dependent oxidoreductase → MNSMSKARTALIIGGGIAGPVAAMALQRAGIEAAVYEAYDSTADGAGGGMTIAPNGQDALDAIGAGDLVRAIGTPVTSMGLRSWTGKHLAQFAPPSRLPSLQFVWRAALYRAIYDEAERRSVPIHHGKQLTDTTDTGSGVIAHFADGTQAGADILIGADGIRSTVRPLIDPVAPQPNYAGLVCFGARMPQSGLPSTNGVMYMCFGKRAFFGYQIFDDSSAMWFVNLPHVLPMTVAEAQAIGAKEWMGTLRTAFADDRTPALEMISRTDPRQLLITGPMENMPRVPTWTRGRMTLIGDAAHAASSSSGQGASIATESAVELARCLRDLPYEQAFSTYEQLRRPRVEAIIKLGARTNSNKTAGPVGRVLRDLVMPAAMKLINPEKMAWQFDHHIDWNAKAAPLT, encoded by the coding sequence ATGAACAGCATGAGCAAAGCCCGCACAGCGCTCATCATCGGCGGCGGTATAGCGGGCCCCGTCGCCGCGATGGCCCTCCAGCGCGCAGGTATCGAGGCCGCCGTCTACGAGGCGTACGACTCCACGGCCGACGGGGCCGGAGGCGGCATGACCATCGCACCGAACGGCCAGGACGCCCTTGACGCGATCGGCGCGGGCGACCTCGTCCGCGCCATCGGTACACCGGTCACTTCCATGGGCCTCCGGAGCTGGACGGGCAAGCACCTCGCACAGTTCGCCCCGCCCTCCCGCCTCCCGTCGCTGCAGTTCGTCTGGCGCGCCGCTCTCTACCGTGCGATCTACGACGAGGCGGAGCGCCGCTCCGTACCCATCCACCACGGCAAGCAGCTGACCGACACGACGGACACCGGCTCCGGGGTCATCGCGCACTTCGCGGACGGTACGCAGGCCGGCGCCGACATCCTGATCGGCGCCGACGGCATCCGCTCCACGGTCCGCCCCCTCATCGACCCGGTCGCGCCCCAGCCGAACTACGCCGGCCTGGTCTGCTTCGGAGCCCGGATGCCCCAATCCGGACTCCCCTCCACCAACGGCGTCATGTACATGTGCTTCGGAAAGCGCGCCTTCTTCGGCTACCAGATCTTCGACGACTCCTCGGCGATGTGGTTCGTGAACCTGCCCCACGTCCTCCCGATGACAGTCGCCGAGGCGCAGGCGATCGGCGCGAAGGAGTGGATGGGTACCTTGCGGACCGCCTTCGCCGACGACCGCACCCCCGCCCTCGAGATGATCAGCCGTACCGACCCCCGCCAGCTGCTCATCACCGGCCCGATGGAGAACATGCCGCGGGTTCCGACCTGGACCCGCGGCCGCATGACCCTGATCGGCGACGCGGCCCATGCCGCCTCGTCCAGCTCCGGGCAGGGCGCCTCCATCGCCACCGAAAGCGCTGTCGAACTGGCGCGCTGCCTCAGGGACCTGCCCTACGAGCAGGCCTTCTCGACGTACGAACAACTGCGCCGCCCCCGCGTCGAAGCCATCATCAAACTCGGCGCCCGCACGAACAGCAACAAGACCGCGGGCCCGGTGGGCCGCGTACTGCGCGACCTCGTGATGCCGGCGGCCATGAAGCTGATCAACCCGGAGAAGATGGCCTGGCAGTTCGACCATCACATCGACTGGAACGCGAAGGCAGCCCCGCTCACCTGA
- a CDS encoding DUF1062 domain-containing protein, producing the protein MLENWVVVPTCLPLVLRRCHACASERFRASGKFRVNAHHKLIDAWLLALCTTCGETAKLTVLERMNVRSVRPELLDRLHDNDPGLTADLLHDPVVRHRNRIALDWDNAWRLDTGGTDHLDCEAIDVSVRFAARIPVRPVRLIAEGCGLPRAEVERLITEGKLVSAIRLSGKLSGDFTFTLKR; encoded by the coding sequence GTGCTCGAAAACTGGGTGGTTGTGCCCACCTGCCTGCCGCTTGTCCTCCGCCGTTGCCACGCGTGCGCCTCGGAGCGCTTCCGGGCGAGCGGCAAGTTCCGCGTCAACGCACACCACAAGCTCATCGACGCCTGGCTCCTCGCGCTCTGTACCACTTGCGGGGAGACCGCAAAGCTCACGGTCCTGGAGCGGATGAACGTGCGCTCCGTACGACCTGAGCTGCTGGACCGGCTGCATGACAACGATCCCGGCCTGACGGCTGACCTGCTCCACGACCCGGTCGTGCGACACCGTAACCGCATCGCTCTCGACTGGGACAACGCCTGGCGCCTCGACACCGGCGGAACGGATCACCTGGACTGCGAGGCGATCGACGTCTCGGTCCGCTTTGCGGCCCGGATCCCTGTCCGGCCGGTGCGACTTATCGCTGAAGGCTGCGGTCTTCCGCGGGCCGAGGTCGAGAGACTGATCACGGAAGGGAAACTCGTCTCGGCAATCCGGCTGAGCGGCAAGCTCTCCGGCGACTTCACCTTCACGCTCAAGCGCTGA